tatatatctgtctgtattagcttaaagcaattcacacacttgttcttcttgaacacacaactttcataaactgctcaaaacttgaaaaagttttgagatttacattcaaccccccttctgtaaatctcattgttagtccactaggaataacagtgtttgactgataagttggatgagtgtggtcttgaaatggtgatcatcacatttcttggagaaggaCCATAATGGCATGCTTGATCTGTAACTAGGGCCTACtttcccctatgtccaatggctcttcttcactatctccatcCCCATCTctaaagaattcttctgaaccaccagtctcataatcaacatcaccagctgttgaaggcaaagctgtgatgacatccttagctctttgcatggactgtgtggtgtgcaccaaattgagcattctttcTGTATGTCATTgtcctgtccagctagaagttgatatgctgaaacggggtgagtaaatgtctcagcatccaaggaggtagaatctataacagcttgagtttgctgagatagtccctccctatttgtatcctggacattcattaactaacttacaatgacatccaccctaatatctccagtacatgcatttctctcattttctctcttttcttgcatcaaggtctcaccttggctccccccccaccctcacaccctcaccttcactatctaaggtgggactcctcacactcatttgccagtcctgaagaaatggactgcattggatcactcttttcctctcctttttcctgggagcaacccagactctcactcaagtcacaccttccctcaatcctaatagtgatttcacaattactaagtcatctgcacttgtaactatagttgaactttggagttgtgcagagacacccgacggatgagaaatatccatcgggttagtaatttgactatccgacggatgactgctgttaggcacatccatcgggatacaatcactactcgatatattcatatatataattcTAAAATTTAATTTGAAAAACTATAAAATTTGATTATAACGCAGAATTGCAGAATACCTTTTTTTTGCTAATTGATTACCCACACATGCAGAAGTCGAATTTCTGACCTCCGGCAAAGGGGTACAAGAGCTCAACCACTACAAACACTTTGTTAGCAGAATCGTAGAATAAACTGTAGATAAATTAAAAATTTGTAAATAAATTAATCTTAAATTTGATtccactataaataattattttaaacttTTCATTAAACTTAATGATTTTTTAAAGGAAAGAATTGTgtaaattcattatttaattttaataactGAAATTTATAATTACATGTAAAATAATCAGGTAAATATATGGATACAATTTATAATTTATACAATGACACTAGATATATAAAATTTCTTTGTAAAGTTCTAGCATATCTTATTCTTGGTTCAATGCTCGTTGTGTAattttaaattcaaatatttttttcGAGCCAATTAAGTTTGTTGTATGAATTTGACTTAAAATTTCTTATAAAAATGAAATTAATCGACTCATTCATATTTTGCAAAAATATTAAATTACAACAAATATCTTTATCTTGACGAGAATTagttaaatgaataaaatatataattaataattccTACCTATTCTATATTCCATTCTAAATTTTAGTTtttatatcttattttaatatgaGTAAAAATAACTActtgtttttttctttttattttattttaaatctacatgttttattttacaaaattaaGGCATTTTACTCTTTATCTAGTGTCTAAGTAGCAAACAAGAGTTATTTTTCTAATTCTCTGATGATTTTTTGggttttttcaattttttaatttttaacaattttaagaataaaatttaaattatttgacCATACATATGGAGATAATAAAATAAGAAAATTTATTTAGTTATTAGTATCAAATCACTTATTTTTAATAGGAAAAAATAAATCTTGAAAAGATAAGAATCGTACCTTCTTAAATCCCACGTCAACGATCCACTTACACTCTATCCACCATTTAGCTCCGAGCACGTGTAACAACAAATTCAAATAGACCCATCCATCTCTACACCCATCCAACGCTCCAGAACACACCACCTCATTAATCCCCGTATTTTTAATCCCACCAATCATACATAATCCACGCAACTAAAATAACCATCCCACACCTAAACAAAATCCCACTCAAATCTCCCATCTTATTAAAAACACACATCCCAAAAATGGCTCCAAAGGCAGACAAAAGGCTGGTCGAGAAATCACCGAAGCAGGCAAATGTTGGCAAGAAACTTCCGAAAGAGGCCAGTTTAGCGACGATGGAAAAAAATAAGAACAATAGAAGTAGGAAGATCTTGGAGACTTATAAGATATATATCTTTAAGGTGTTGAAGCAAATGCATCCTGATGTCGGAATATCGAGCAAGGCGATGGGGATAATGGACAGTTTTATTAATGACATTTTCGAGAAATTAGCGGGAGAGGCATCGAAGTTGGCGAAGTATAATAAGAAGCCTACACTTACGTCGAGGGAGATTCAGACCGCGGTGAAGCTAGTGTTGCCTGGGGAATTGGCTAAGAATGCTATTTTGGAAGGGACCAAGGCGGTTATCAAGTTTTGGAATTCTTAGAGATTGGGAAaattttatgtatttattttgGCTCTAAATTCTGCTTGAATCGTTGAAGTGATTATGTTTTGTTATTGAAATGTGATCCATGAAATGATATTTAAGGTTTTATATGTTTCTTTTccaataaattaaaattaaatagaTTATAAAATTTAATCTTATATGTTTTTATGAAATGCTGTGATCAATATAATGTTATATGTGAGGAATTGTTGATATTAAAATCTATTGAATTTTTGTCGAAACTGGTTATGTGTTATCCTACATGTTTAAGggtataattttattttgtttgatAGATATATACTTATTGCTTGAGATAGGTGGTTAAAAGATTAGGCAATCTCTTTGTTAAATTGTTGTATGTTAGTACTTCGTGCACTTAATATGATTTTTTGAAACTAATGTGTGTTCTCACCTTAGGATGCTTTTGTAGAAATGAATTATTGTTATTTTTATGTGTCTATGTAAAGGTTAGATTATAAACGTGAATAAGTTTATTAAATCTGTATAAAATTTAGCAAGATTTGGTTCTTTGATTGAAATTTCAGAATAATTTATTGTTGTTTGGAATATGATCTTTTTAGAAATGATACGTTTACAAAAATTAAGGTCTTTTGGttataatatttttaatgaaAGATTCTATGAAAGTATATTGATATATATTAAATACATTAAATCTGATATTGATTTTGATGTGATGTGGTACTATTAAACTAAATTACGGAGTAACGTCATTCTTAAAGTGTTCAGAATATTAAACTTGTGATGGTTTATGATGTGGGGTTATTATATAGATTGCAATTATATCTTGAATTTGGGTACTCTATTAATGTGTTACCACAAATTCATAAATCAGTTGgtaattgttagtcccttaacaatatggcaagaattacagaaggggggttgaatggaattcttgaaacttttttctgaaataaaatgttctaaactcaaatataaatataagtgtattgattagcacaatgcggaataataacttaagtgaatcaagacacaagtaattaaaaacaagagtctttaaaaactttctggtggatttgaatgattccaccaaagatatatattatatatcgagagaaccctgtgtgcagaaatgctcacagctgcttacaacaattgaacttctaagactatagagaaatgctaagaatcctgcttacaaatgtttctctgctttctgcttagatcgatagtgtcttagttgctactacttagtttatatatcaccaagattacaaagtaataagacaagataataaaataaaaactatctaaATCTATcacaatgctacttcattactctattccagcatcttgaatatcttcataatagcatggaaatggcaatgcttctttgttctcgaaaacccagttgaataggctaccacattccatttgcatccactcgacgcatgtgactgtgttgtcaatgtcaatagatatttgaattttatatccgtcgggttcatgatcattccgtcgagttattgaacatccgtcgggttgtctatttgatcatccgtcgacttcattgtaggttatctgtcgggtagcaaactggcacttgactttatttcatttatgcagaattacaaggacattcatctatgtacaattaatcaacctattctgcatatctagttaaagtcaacatgacttgaatactacttacataatctatacaatggtgaatgcagaaatgtgctacagacttattgttacataagctactcactcgatgaataataagtcatcatccgtcgggactgtaaatcttatccgtcgagtgctattttatttcactaagtaaaatctactaaggtgttttgttcatgaaatcatcaagtacacaacatatacacaacaatctcccccaattatATCTACTGGAATTGTAACCATAAATTGAGAGATACTTGATGGTAACAAAtaccctaaaaatataactttagagaaagtagatattactgaaaagtgcttcaaataacaaaaatgtacaaagttttgctcacagtcattttttCAAGAtactcctctagtctgagcagattttttctagtttcttgaaggtctggatctctttccaagctttctgttgttttcctcaatctgattttggagctgcctgtggaattccagtcatcagattctgagagatttagctttccttgcatttccaaaagagtctcattgctagagatgcttcaattggtcttctaatctaaagaatcttctcacaactttgtcatctatgaactccatcagccagtagggtcttagatgtaacacccccagatccggggtcggggatccgggtcgtcacggtctttctttccacaatatcacttcacttaattaataataaataaccttatgctgtgaccccacactaacacacaccacaacccgttatagtctcagagatgaaatttaaataagtacaagtctttgaatccacaatttaaaagttattacaacccaaaatgattacttgataaatttacagttaattgccattatctgccacaagttataattatacataattgattctcaaaagtagatggtctgatctacaatagatctacctctgcagctatagcagctacaacatcaacgggaagacgcgggacgcttcccacgcgcttgcgctgggtctgctggggtctggccatctctcctaactgttgttgtgtgatgaagaaataaagcaagggtgagcagcaagcccaccaaaataatatgtataatgatttacaatatatgagcctactcataatactcatgaaagtcttggtcaaaagaaatgaaccaagtttgatatcttaatgcgatgaagtcgcaaaatattcagtatatatacatatatacttttcaaaatattggaagtcctcttccatgcataatatcacaaagtcccagtgtataactgtatataaaaaaaatatcgttgcaaggtgatctcatatatctaaccttgtctcaacgtttttctgaaaatctttgtcattcataagacaattattaattagatataagtttaaaagatgaggttaccaaataccccaatatacttatatctttcccaatactacttgaactaccaccgttcaagttataatcagtttcaaaagttcatcacatagatgagactacaagacaagatttgaatagattcaatctttgaaatattattgaatgaaataaagttacgagatacttatttagtcccgatatatatatatccacatatatatatctcttaaacatttcctggaacctctgttatgtaaagtatgaacagagtttgaaacatccaatgaactttggaaaggaaaagaattttggcataaacccgatatctcgctgatcaggcaaagataccaataagtaaccttttctactagtagatggacgaattccccactggtcatcaccctggtcataattaagacctatgctggactgccactcagccacttatgcatttgatggactcccactgagccacttacacaataatagaccgtaccccggcctgtcgcttatgccgactcaatgagaggggcttacttcccgaacgttgggcaagtaatcaattcatttaccaaatctgcaaccttgttgcgaatataaaatacaccacagagccggattccccaggttttgagcgagtatttaaatccccttaaaaggaagatcttaaatataaaaatgagttttgggatccgctctgacttttaaaaatcattttgaagactcgaaaacactttaaagagtgtttggagtaaggctgatttaatgaagtaaatcagtccccagaatattttagaaaatgactgaatattattattttaattaatattcccataaagaataatctttataaaaataattgaagtagaagttttaaaacttatacttaaaacgaatattaaataaccaaagatatacttatataaaagtattatctttatttgaataaccgaaaataagtttgattatttacaccttattctttaataaaataaagaatatacctcagcaaataatcggagtcatagatcctcaaatgaatattcagataatattcaataaataaaatacgctgagtcataatacctcgaatgaatattataaataatattcattaaataaaataaaggagtcatacatcctcaaatgaatattcaaataatattcaataaataaataaaaggagtcataagtcctcgaatgaatattcaaataatattcaataaataatataaaagagtcataagccctcgaatgatattcgaaataatattcaataataaataaagtttaaagttatcgaataaaccttattcgattaatagtttggaaaactataaccatatataaataaatatatatatatatatatccatatccatatatatacaaaatctactcgggatcctcgactcccggttttagaaaatattttcacctttgggtccctatactaagggtatacgcaaataccgcttatctctagcataggtattatgcaacgaataagcatttgaaccaacagatatatatttcaagaatatgaaacaggcatgcatatataccatatcacatgctacaatatatcgcaacatttgctaatataaacatcatgcatctatcgcaagataatgcatatacatatatacatcacaacaacagtataacggatagaatacttgcctgagcgactggggttacgaatggctcgggacgagtctggtaacctataaacaacaagtaagttggaattaaaccaaagtcacttgtaaatctatactttaactaacttagactctaacgcttattctgcgcttactgattcgcttaagtcactcgggtaccctcggctccaccatttttaataatttaacctttacgagtttttaaagcgattccttcgcgaatgtcttaccaactgcctaacacacttaccataaatgtttcatacattaattaaccctttttggtctttaacctatgtttcaaagtaaggcgagggaaaaagtttcgttcgcgaaacgccgttacttgaaacggtcgtttctcctaaaccgtgcatcggaatcgaacgaactacatatcaaaacgaagctcgtaacatgagctacctaaacatggcagtggtcacaatctagcagggggtcctcgggtcctaatgttatgcacaaaacagtctaaagaaaatcggacgttacgacggctatgtttacgcgattaccaatatttataccactccaattctttaccaattcactacaaaccacccaaccatcatcaatacctcaaacacaacttatatcaaggcaaggtcagtccataatctcaaggttttccaacttattcaaccacaaacatgatctactaaccataacttaagattcattaaccattaaccaagattcatatccaaaatcaccacaaatccaaccaaaccatctatcatacatggatcttgctattcatacatggatatttctatatatacattaatccattatactcatcaaaactcaaagttcaaactataagttaaaggtgaaagttgtttatacctccttgaagcttcctaacacaacccaagagctttgaatgcctaaaagaaccttgatccttgcttgtataaccttaatctttcataaaaattcaagaaaactaaagttatttcttgaaggttactattcaccatcttcttccttgatttatagaaaaagattggcttggaattagaagcttaaacttataggaagtatgtaactatccatggggaagcttagataattaccttgctaaatagtaagtggtggagcttggatcttcaaattttaagaaatgggccgagagctagcttgggaagaagatatttttgtgttttgtttgatgaaaatgaaatgatttgcttggttggttgatttttgtgttgtttttggttaatgacttaattaaccttgattttgtgtggttataattcaaccacacttccttcccttctatgtcatgcttgtgtcaccttgcacatgtcattatgctcccacttgtccacaccttgtggtttgatgatgtcacaatccctggcttcttgtacaagcttgtctcttggtcacttatttgttttacggttcgcttatctttcgttctcgtttatcgtttgagggatcatacccgggatcttattacttaggttcccttaacctttctcaatatattatattccttttatgatcctctcctataatcctttaatttcaatcctttttatcctgttaccttatactcaattctctccgtatcttgtggatttccgggaaaaatcaaagtgttcggaattggattctgacgatctttacatacacttatataccacatagagtactaataatatcccataagatcaataacagaacccctacatagcgtggcatgaaaagttttctcgttcagcaaaaacactattcataagggtttcaaaatttctcaaaaattggggttattacattagaTGCaatcttctccctgtgtaagggattattagagtctttgggagtgcatctttagctctaatattccttagttcttcaatcttcttgcagtaatgttgaacccaaagttcttcttgaaggatgaatagactttaatcagtaaagcttggctttcttgaaggatcttgtgaagaggccactgaatctcctttcctcctttgtacttgaacactaacctttcaggtaggtgtctgtatgcatcaattcctctcacttcatctagttcatccagatagagctttagatcagaaaattctttgatgtcacacaagtacatatagTCTCCCTTACTAAgtttagattgagctttgacttgagagttggattttagaggtgacaccttcactttcttgactgctcttgactttgttctttttggcttgctaaggattggtagattgaagtcagaAATTGGTAtattctcccattctattggctcatccttgggcacaatagattcaccatgaatattcctgtaaggatccaccactctgatatcttcaaataccacagagggatttgatgcttgagttgtagatggtgtggattccttaggaaattgatcttccaattccttgtcaacaatatccagtttccttttagttcttttagccaattccttctttcttggagatttcttctgttgttcaacttgcttctttgattcaatagcttcagctggttgagaaggaatttgttgtgatgaatttacagcatgtagcttggccaagattgcaatctgctctttcttttgtttagtctttttagcatccagagcagcttgcttcttttcctgcttcaatctagccttttcttctctctttgcttgagcaaattgaggatgtccagccaccacacaaatttctttcccatttttaaaaatcttggcaattctccttccggaagctgaatcagctggatctttgtataaagcaattgaccttgacagaagcttcttctcatcaggattaggtgtttcatacacagtgtccaaagggttcttcaatgatgactttgagtagtttacccttggtttaagaattaatt
This Apium graveolens cultivar Ventura unplaced genomic scaffold, ASM990537v1 ctg7395, whole genome shotgun sequence DNA region includes the following protein-coding sequences:
- the LOC141704081 gene encoding histone H2B.10-like, encoding MAPKADKRLVEKSPKQANVGKKLPKEASLATMEKNKNNRSRKILETYKIYIFKVLKQMHPDVGISSKAMGIMDSFINDIFEKLAGEASKLAKYNKKPTLTSREIQTAVKLVLPGELAKNAILEGTKAVIKFWNS